The following proteins come from a genomic window of Salvia hispanica cultivar TCC Black 2014 chromosome 4, UniMelb_Shisp_WGS_1.0, whole genome shotgun sequence:
- the LOC125221452 gene encoding F-box/kelch-repeat protein At3g06240-like: MDSNFPNHDVVTEILLHLPFTPLLRFRSVCKSWRDHIDSEAFRKSHIHHHANDDRDDETLLVQFSFREDGVSELSMFNGKLHNNVLPAPQEILDYHLKLGLDTREVDVRCALISGPSNGLICAYYRATDAPIAVCNPSLGLITILPMPPNPSSNHHTCRDIAIWFDEVAQDYAVVQLLSCYELSFHLHASVYSKATNSWRELSVGGSDVIARGLCVVIIPISSRCKDGSFSHWLAVDEEGNQVIVSFDFRNEGFRIVEITDFEILLRRGYMRIFAEGDDSFLAFNSGYQKEAEWLNIFWLRVEENRLQWDRMKTVGPFDGLVITKALALCEKGYVVLEAENGCLVLYDYCNEKFLKCFEMESNVPMIFEYRGSFVLP, from the coding sequence ATGGATTCCAATTTCCCTAACCACGACGTTGTAACAGAAATACTCTTGCACTTGCCATTCACACCCCTCTTGAGATTTCGAAGCGTCTGCAAATCATGGCGCGATCACATCGATTCTGAAGCCTTCAGAAAATCGCACATTCACCACCATGCCAACGACGACAGAGACGACGAGACGCTACTCGTGCAGTTCAGTTTCCGAGAAGACGGAGTTTCAGAACTGTCAATGTTTAACGGGAAGCTGCACAACAACGTCCTGCCAGCTCCCCAGGAAATCCTGGACTACCACCTGAAGCTTGGCCTCGACACGAGGGAAGTCGACGTCCGTTGTGCTCTGATCTCCGGGCCTTCTAACGGTCTGATCTGCGCCTACTACAGGGCCACCGACGCACCCATTGCAGTATGCAACCCTAGTTTAGGCCTCATCACTATCTTGCCAATGCCACCAAACCCTAGTTCAAATCATCACACGTGTCGCGACATCGCGATTTGGTTCGACGAGGTCGCACAAGATTACGCGGTGGTGCAGCTCTTGTCTTGCTACGAACTCAGTTTCCACTTGCACGCGTCGGTGTACTCGAAAGCCACGAATTCTTGGAGGGAGCTGAGCGTCGGCGGCAGCGATGTGATTGCTCGTGGTTTGTGCGTTGTCATCATCCCTATAAGTTCGCGGTGCAAGGACGGCTCGTTCTCGCACTGGCTGGCGGTTGACGAGGAGGGGAATCAGGTGATCGTGTCGTTCGACTTCAGGAACGAGGGTTTCCGTATCGTTGAGATAACGGACTTTGAGATTTTGTTGAGGCGTGGTTATATGAGGATTTTTGCGGAGGGCGATGATTCTTTTCTCGCGTTCAATTCTGGTTATCAGAAAGAGGCTGAGTGGTTGAACATATTTTGGTTGAGAGTGGAAGAGAATAGGCTGCAATGGGATCGCATGAAGACAGTTGGACCATTTGATGGCCTTGTCATAACCAAGGCTTTGGCTTTGTGTGAGAAGGGTTATGTTGTTTTGGAGGCTGAGAATGGGTGTTTAGTACTTTATGAttattgtaatgaaaaatttcttaaatgtTTCGAGATGGAGAGTAATGTGCCCATGATTTTTGAGTATAGAGGAAGCTTTGTTTTGCCTTAG
- the LOC125218943 gene encoding uncharacterized protein LOC125218943 isoform X2, which translates to MEKSSEGNQNSNLPSEEKSSNSSENVLLSQQTKQLSTTSDLAQEVNDVKQKEVDGEAKSDGKEESPPLPSPQQPKEQPEGKSSLAENVSQSENSSAATATTTTTPQKIELQKNLIIEQENDDLVINKITANSSQVISDENTTTTVKASSKVNPGEGQLRVYIPGQHYVIVEIDDTTNGGATVPLLPLRVDSASTIVHKEEATCIQCNALVTEEWVRQGLAILNIKCKCSDTSLLHLICKEAWLQLKGDKCSHCDQKIRVKSVKLGFSFPQTDSDNSHAPELEVSTWKRSCCCWHD; encoded by the exons ATGGAGAAATCTTCTGAGGGGAATCAGAATTCCAACCTACCTTCCGAGGAGAAATCTTCGAATAGCTCTGAAAATGTACTACTTTCTCAACAAACCAAACAGCTTAGTACTACTTCTGATCTTGCTCAA GAAGTAAATGACGTAAAACAAAAGGAAGTAGACGGAGAAGCAAAATCAGATGGGAAAGAGGAATCCCCACCACTTCCTTCGCCTCAACAA CCAAAAGAACAGCCTGAGGGCAAATCATCGTTGGCCGAAAATGTCTCACAGTCGGAAAATAGCTCTGCTGCCACAGCCACAACCACAACCACTCCGCAGAAGATTGAGTTACAGAAAAACTTGATTATCGAGCAG GAAAATGATGATCTAGTGATAAATAAGATCACAGCGAATTCATCACAAGTC ATAAGTGATGAAAATACGACGACAACTGTGAAGGCAAGTTCAAAAGTT AACCCTGGAGAAGGCCAGTTGCGTGTTTATATACCG GGCCAACATTATGTCATCGTGGAAATTGACGATACTACCAATG GGGGGGCCACGGTCCCACTTTTACCTTTGCGTGTGGATAGTGCATCAACAATCGTTCACAAAGAGGAGGCAACTTGTATACAGTGCAACGCGTTGGTAACAGAAGAGTGGGTAAGACAAGGGTTGGCAATATTGAATATCAAGTGTAAGTGTTCAGACACCTCTCTACTCCATCTGATTTGCAAGGAAGCATGGCTTCAACTCAAAGGGGATAAGTGTTCCCATTGTGATCAAAAGATCAGAGTTAAGAGTGTGAAGCTGGGTTTCTCCTTTCCTCAAACCGATAGTGATAATTCTCATGCCCCAGAACTAGAAGTTTCTACATGGAAAAG GTCTTGCTGCTGTTGGCATGACTGA
- the LOC125218943 gene encoding uncharacterized protein LOC125218943 isoform X1: MEKSSEGNQNSNLPSEEKSSNSSENVLLSQQTKQLSTTSDLAQEVNDVKQKEVDGEAKSDGKEESPPLPSPQQPKEQPEGKSSLAENVSQSENSSAATATTTTTPQKIELQKNLIIEQPKENKDPGSELNVNETLASNETKKDILHSPSPTDQKENDDLVINKITANSSQVISDENTTTTVKASSKVNPGEGQLRVYIPGQHYVIVEIDDTTNGGATVPLLPLRVDSASTIVHKEEATCIQCNALVTEEWVRQGLAILNIKCKCSDTSLLHLICKEAWLQLKGDKCSHCDQKIRVKSVKLGFSFPQTDSDNSHAPELEVSTWKRSCCCWHD; encoded by the exons ATGGAGAAATCTTCTGAGGGGAATCAGAATTCCAACCTACCTTCCGAGGAGAAATCTTCGAATAGCTCTGAAAATGTACTACTTTCTCAACAAACCAAACAGCTTAGTACTACTTCTGATCTTGCTCAA GAAGTAAATGACGTAAAACAAAAGGAAGTAGACGGAGAAGCAAAATCAGATGGGAAAGAGGAATCCCCACCACTTCCTTCGCCTCAACAA CCAAAAGAACAGCCTGAGGGCAAATCATCGTTGGCCGAAAATGTCTCACAGTCGGAAAATAGCTCTGCTGCCACAGCCACAACCACAACCACTCCGCAGAAGATTGAGTTACAGAAAAACTTGATTATCGAGCAG ccaaaagaaaataaggatCCTGGATCAGAACTCAATGTGAATGAGACATTGGCATCCAACGAGACTAAGAAAGATATCCTCCACAGTCCATCACCAACGGACCAAAAG GAAAATGATGATCTAGTGATAAATAAGATCACAGCGAATTCATCACAAGTC ATAAGTGATGAAAATACGACGACAACTGTGAAGGCAAGTTCAAAAGTT AACCCTGGAGAAGGCCAGTTGCGTGTTTATATACCG GGCCAACATTATGTCATCGTGGAAATTGACGATACTACCAATG GGGGGGCCACGGTCCCACTTTTACCTTTGCGTGTGGATAGTGCATCAACAATCGTTCACAAAGAGGAGGCAACTTGTATACAGTGCAACGCGTTGGTAACAGAAGAGTGGGTAAGACAAGGGTTGGCAATATTGAATATCAAGTGTAAGTGTTCAGACACCTCTCTACTCCATCTGATTTGCAAGGAAGCATGGCTTCAACTCAAAGGGGATAAGTGTTCCCATTGTGATCAAAAGATCAGAGTTAAGAGTGTGAAGCTGGGTTTCTCCTTTCCTCAAACCGATAGTGATAATTCTCATGCCCCAGAACTAGAAGTTTCTACATGGAAAAG GTCTTGCTGCTGTTGGCATGACTGA